In Monodelphis domestica isolate mMonDom1 chromosome 1, mMonDom1.pri, whole genome shotgun sequence, the sequence GTAAAATGCCTTTGAATAGCTCATTTTGTTACAGCCTAACCTGTTAGTCTTTGGCTTGAGTtcacagagccaggagaacatttcCTTTGGACACCCCATATGCATAGTCACACTTTTTTTCATGGAATTATTGGCCTGCAGGGtgccattggggggggggggggctgttaTTTGAAGTtgaagaagcatttttaaaaaacctacctTCCCTCATAGACttgatattgtgtattggttctaaggccatAGATtgttaagggctgggcagtgggggttaagtgatttgcccagggccacatagctgggaagtgtctgaggtcatccagatttgaacccaggacctcctgtccttagGCCTggctgtctactgagccacctagctgccctcagaagaaacattttttaaaattcatcatcTCTCCTGCCCATACACATATATCCTGATATCATATATCTTCCCTAAAAAGTAGAATTATGAGCATCAATTCCCTCTTTTGAGATTCTGATTTTCCAGGACAGGCTATTCCCTCGGGAAGGTCAGGTGAAGGGACCCATCATCATTCCCCTGGCAATGGACTCATTGTATCTTCTTCAAGAGTTCCATAGCCTTCCTGCTTGCTACTTTCAAAACTCAGAGCTGATATCTAATCTTCAGGGAAAGATTTTGTCAAAGAAAGTTAAAGGGataactaaacaaacaaacaataagaatgctaggatttagagctagaagtcttaactcattttacaaaggcgAAAACTGAGGCACCAGAATTGAAGCCTAGGTCCTCTGTCACCAAAGCCAGGGCTCTTCTATTCTGGAACTGTTAGAGGAAGGGTTGTGGGGCAGGCTCACATACAAAGAAAGCCTTTGGAAAATGTTTCTTCAGATCTTTGCAATTTTAAAAACTTGCCTATCAAGAGTGGAGATTAGCAGTAGATCTCTAAGGGGTATTTTGGCTGTGGAGgggtctcttccctctcctcccagctGCTGTTATCTGAGATCTAAAACCTGGAACCAGCCCTCCTTAAAGGAGCGAGCCAGGAGAGGACCTTGTGGAATGTTGGCTGGACTCCACTCCTGAAATCCAATGGTTTCCtcaactggggtgggggggggggcttctgacAAAACCAAACTGTTGAGCAAGTATAGGGGAGATatgggggggagaaagagagagagagaaggaaggaagaaagaaaaagaattttcaaatctgtttcaaaaatccattttcctCCTTATAATAAGGATCGTTAAATaaactgagagaaagagagggagaaagaaaggaagaaaaaaaagaatgttcaaatCTGTTTCAGAAAtccattttcctctttataaTAAGGACCATTAAATAAactgaaagagagtgagagagaaaagaaaggaaggaagaaagaaaaagaattttcaaatttgtttcaaaaatccattttccttcttataataaggACCATTAAATAAACTGAGAGGCCTGTCTGGTGATATTATAATGGTAGCCAAGGGATATCAGCAGAACCCACTCACTGGGACTCAGGAGAGAACAGGAAGGTTTCCCAGGAACAGTTCTGAGCCTGATTTTGGACTTGATGGAACCACATTCCCACATTAGGCCCCAAACAGAATCTCAGACAtaaggggaggaggggggcagTTCAGACATTCTGGCTTTCATCACGAGCGCTTACCTGTTAACCCCCTTCCCATTCAAGCCCCGTGAGATGTTCTGTGCATCgtccctccccttctttcccttaaTGATAGAAGAACCCTGTAGTACCTCTCACCCCTTCCTGCTCTCCAATGGCCACCTGCGGGCCTCCCTAGTGCTCTAGTTAACATGTATGGAGGACAAATAAACTCTGTAGGTCTCCCTGGGCTTGTCAAACCTTTTCGCTGTGAACTTTTGTGGTCCAACCTTTTCACTGTAAACTTTTGTTCTAGGTCCGCCTCCAGGTTCAGAGTGTAGAGAAACCTCTCTACCGTGGGACTTTCCACTGCTTTCAGTCAATTATCAAGCAAGAAAGTGTAAGTAATAGTAATCTGCATGTCTTCAGTGCTTTGTGGCAATTCTTTATCTAAGTAGGGTCATCTAAGTATTTTTGCTTCTAATGTAGAGGCAAAATCACTGGATGATAGTtctatttactagttgtgtggccctggaaaagtcatttaaccctgcttgcctcggtttccccatctatgaaatgagctggagaaggaaatggcaaaccactcctgtacctttgccaagaaaaccccaaatggggtcaagaagaagtCAGACTTAACAAGAGTAGCATACTTGAATTCTTATCTAGTCTGGTCCtcgttttatttattttttaaacccttaccttagaagTCAATACTGAtatctgttccaaagcagaagagggaaagggCTAGACTATGGGAGTCATGTGACTTGCCATGGAGTAAACCATAGAGACTTTGTGCCTTTAACTGCCATTCCATTGCTATAGAGCTCCGTGCACAGGAGGTGCtgacaaaaattctttttttttttagggttgaagtttaattaattaagaatgtttttctgtggttacaagattcatgttttttccctcccccctcccgtggctgatgtgcagttccactgggttttgcatgtgttatgaatcaagacctatttccatattactgatatttgcactggggtgatcatttagagtctacatccccagtcatatccccatcgacccatgtgatcaagcagttgtttttctcttctgtgtttctactcccacagttcttcctctggatgtggatagcagtcTTTcttattgtcctggatcattgctttgctgctagtagagaagtccattacattcaattgtatcacagtgtatcagtctctgtgtacaatgttctcctggttctgctcctctcgctctgcatcacttcctggcggttgttccagttcacatggaattcctctactttattattccttttagcacaatagtattccatcaccaacatataccacaatttgttcaaacattccccaattgaagggcatcccctcattttccaatttttggccaccacaaagatcgcagctatgaatattcttgtacaagtcttttcctttattatctatttggggtacaaactcagcagtgctatggctggatcaaagggcagacagtcttttattgccttttgggcgataaattgccctccaaaatggttggatcagttcacatccCCACTagcagtggattagtgtccccactttgccacatcccctccagcatttacgACTTtcctgttgctgtcatgttagccaatctgctaggtgtgaggtgatacctcagagttgttttgatttgcatctctctaattataagagatttagaacattttaatgtgcttattaatagttttgatttctttgactgaaaactgcctattcatgtccattgcccatttatacattgaagaatggcttgattttttgtacacttgatttagctccttataaatttagtCATTAGACCTTTGACCAACATTCTTGAATGAATTCAGTAGAATGAGTGCTTGAATCTAGGGGCCATGACAAGATGTGCTTCTGTGAAGGGGTCCCAGAAGGGGCAGAGTGAGTGGTTTAGGGAGAGTCAGTAGTATTCAaatgcaaagatgaaaaaggcAGAATAAGGACCTGTAGGACAAAGGATGtgcacaaaaacaaaacagaaaagtcaCTGGCACAGATCCCCGACTTCCCGACTTCCTGGGTGTGCTTCTTAAGCATCTCTGGCCACTGGCTGGGACATGCCTTGCATGGCATCTTAAGGCAGCTTTcattgttaagaagttttttcTCTTGGAGCAGttggtggctcagcagatagagaaccaggcctggctACAGGAGCTTCTGGGTTCCAGTTGGGCCTCAGATGCTGCCTAACTGTGTAACCACCTttggcaggtcacttgaccctgggtgcccagcccttactgttcttctgccttggagccgatactcagaattgattctaagacagaaggtcagggtttttaaaaaagaggtttttCTCTTCAGCTAAGCCTGAATTGGCCTCCTGGAGGTCAGAAATAGCCCAGAGTCCCCCGGCTGTGGGTAGCTGCTGCTGGAGACTCAGGTTTTCCCAAAGCCACATGCTCGATCCTGGGGAAATAGTGCGTGACGTGGGGAATCATTCATTCAGCTCTGCTTGTGGGAGGCAGGGAAGGCGTCATAAACACCTCAGGTGTTGGGGCTGGATTCTGACCTTCCCCGTGTCTGATGGAAGCTCGGGCCTTCCTTTAGTCAGGACTCTAAGGAATGGTCCCCACTCACTGCCAGGTTTAGCAGGCCCAAGGGAGAGACTGGTTTTTGTAAGCAAGCTGGATAGAATCAAGCTTTAGATGCTCTTGTcagactcctcattttacagatgaacaaattgtggaccAAAAAAGTaaattgacttacccaaggtgGAACCCAAAGCCTTGCAATTCCAAGCTGCCATTCCTTTCTGAATGAGATCTTTTTGAATCCTAATTTTGTCTGGTTcagtgatcttggacaagtgcCCTTCTCCTCTAGGATTCTGCCTCTTTAAACCTAAGGGCAGGAGATTTAagtgtataatttttttctaattgtataaaaaaagtttcttggtagtttgataggtatggcactgaataagtagattaatttggataagatggtcatttttgttatgttggcTCATCTTACCTaggagcaatcaatgtttttccaattgtttagatctagttttaattgtgcggagagtgttttgtgtttgtattcatatagttcttatgtttgtctcggcagatagattcctaagtattttattttgcctagggtgattttaaatggaatttctctttctaattcttgctgctgagatgtgttgaagatatatagaaatgctgatgacttatgtgggtttattttgtatcctgcaaccttgctcaagttgttgattgtttccactagctttttggttgattctctgggattctttaagtagaccatcatgtcatcagcaaagagGGATAGTTTAAGAGATTAAATGTATAGGCCCGGGGCATTCTCTTTAAGGATTTGATATCCAGGCTTTAAAGGCTTATGGTGATGGCTGGATTCTCACAGATAGGAAATTGTAAAACCAGGATTGAAACCTCTGATCTCTGGTTCTTTCAGTCTGGATCTTGCCACCGCCCAGCCCTGTCAGTCAAACTTTGGAAACATAATTCCTCAAGGTCTGGCTTGTCTCCAACAAGATATCATTTGTGTTGTTAGAGAAGCGTGTAGAGGTGGggatttggttttgctttttatgtACCAGGGTGTGAATGGCTAGTAAGagcattagatttggaatcaggccCCAAACCTGAATTTTAGACTCTTTGTCTTCACTAAGTAACCTTtttccttgggtctcagtttcctcctttgtacaaatgaaggagttgaggagcagctaagtggtgcaagtggatagaaagccaggcctggtgTCTTTAagaaggcctaggttcaaatttgacctcagatatttcctcgctgtgtgaccctgggcaagtcacttagcccccattgtctaATCTTTACagccctcttctgctttggaaacaatactgccttttattttatttttaaacccttctatCTTGAAAGGAATACGGAGTGTACTGGATTCTGTGAAACTTTCTTATACTGAAAATACTTCCTCCGGCATGTTTTAACCTTTAATCCTCCTAGTTTTCCTTGATTTAGggtttcagtatttttttctatctttgtttTATGGATAAGAACTGAAGACAGAAAGAGGCAGCTGCTTGTCCAAGACCTCATTTTCTGGCTTTTAGCCTCAGATGTCATGAAAATTTTGtttagggttttgttgttgttttgtctttcACCCCCCACCCTCTGATGGCTTCCTCTGTTTAGGAATCCGCTTTTATTGCCACCAGCACTGagttttctcctcccttctcttttgcTTCTAGGTATTTGGCCTGTATAAAGGCATCGGGTCCCCCATGATGGGCCTGACTTTTATCAACGCCCTGGTGTTTGGGGTGCAAGGCAACACGATCCGGGCCCTGGGGAAGGACACCCCCATGAACCAGTTCTTGGCCGGGTCTGCCGCCGGCGCGATTCAGTGTGTGATCTGCTGCCCCATGGAACTGGCCAAGACTCGGATGCAGCTTCAGGGCACAGGCGAGTACAAACTGAAAGCGCGGACCTACAAAAACTCCCTGGACTGCCTGGCCAAGATCTACCAGCAGGAGGGGCTGCGGGGCATTAACAAGGGCATGGTGTCCACCCTGATCCGGGAGACGCCCAGCTTCGGCTTCTACTTCCTGACCTACGACTGCCTGACGCGCTCCCTGGGCTGCGAGCCCGAGGACAGCTTTGTGGTGCCCAAGCTGCTGTTGGCAGGCGGCATGTCGGGCATCGTGTCCTGGATCTCCACCTACCCGGTGGATGTCATTAAGTCCCGGCTCCAAGCAGACGGTGTGCACGGCGTCCAGCAGTACAGCGGGATTCTCGACTGCGTGCGCAAGAGCTACCAGGTGGAGGGCTGGAGGGTGTTCACGCGGGGCCTCACGTCCACGCTGCTGCGGGCCTTCCCAGTCAACGCGGCCACCTTCGCCACCGTCACAGTCTTCCTCATGTACATGAGGTCCGAGGAAGTGATGACAGAGTGTGAGGCGGCCCTGCCCCAGCCTTCCAGCCTGTAAATGCTCCGCTCCTCAAGCCAGGCTGTCTCCGGTTCCGGTCCGTTTTAATGtgcctctctcccccctccagcGCTGGACTTTGCCCTGCAGTATTTTTGTAAATTCCTGTCTTTGTAGAAAACTATGTAAACAAACTTCCGGGTCTGTGTCCGCGGCTTGGCCCGGGTACCATCTTGTTTTCTGGGGAGCTTGGGGAGCTCGGGCCTCCCTCCCTTTGTTCCTGGGGAATGGAGCCAAGCCAAAGCGCCTCGAATGCCAGCATTCTGATCCTAGGGCACTCTTGAGTTAATTCTTTGTCCCCTGATGCCAGCGGCATTCTGACAGGTTCCAGCCTGGATTTTAATCAGCCCAACCTTCTTTCCAGGGGGC encodes:
- the SLC25A29 gene encoding mitochondrial basic amino acids transporter, coding for MALDFLAGCVGGAAGVLVGHPFDTVKVRLQVQSVEKPLYRGTFHCFQSIIKQESVFGLYKGIGSPMMGLTFINALVFGVQGNTIRALGKDTPMNQFLAGSAAGAIQCVICCPMELAKTRMQLQGTGEYKLKARTYKNSLDCLAKIYQQEGLRGINKGMVSTLIRETPSFGFYFLTYDCLTRSLGCEPEDSFVVPKLLLAGGMSGIVSWISTYPVDVIKSRLQADGVHGVQQYSGILDCVRKSYQVEGWRVFTRGLTSTLLRAFPVNAATFATVTVFLMYMRSEEVMTECEAALPQPSSL